One genomic segment of Mesoterricola silvestris includes these proteins:
- a CDS encoding enoyl-CoA hydratase/isomerase family protein has product MSLVRLEVAGGIAHLTLCRAGMHNALVPELLEALLGALGEVRDDPRARAVVLAAEGPAFSIGGDMRRFQRERGDLQAYSSRLVGLLNEAILALVDLPQPVVAAVHGLVTGGSLGLVLAADFVYLTPRVALKAHYTTAAFGPDGGWTALAPRLAGLRRAASALMLNRTIRADDAVEWGLATEVVPADALLDTATATAQRLASFPAGTLRAAKDLLWGDRAALAAALEGERRHFLDLVARPEAIEGVDAFLRDFHDYPHDQE; this is encoded by the coding sequence ATGAGCCTTGTCCGTTTGGAAGTCGCCGGGGGGATCGCCCACCTGACCCTGTGCCGCGCCGGCATGCACAATGCCCTGGTGCCCGAATTGCTCGAAGCGCTCCTGGGCGCCCTCGGCGAGGTGCGGGACGATCCGCGGGCGCGGGCCGTGGTGCTCGCCGCCGAAGGGCCCGCCTTCTCCATCGGCGGGGACATGCGCCGCTTCCAGCGGGAGCGGGGCGACCTCCAGGCCTATTCCTCCCGCCTGGTGGGCCTGCTCAACGAGGCCATCCTGGCCCTGGTGGACCTGCCCCAGCCCGTGGTGGCCGCCGTTCACGGCCTGGTCACCGGGGGTTCCCTGGGCCTGGTGCTGGCCGCGGATTTCGTCTACCTGACCCCCAGGGTGGCCCTCAAGGCCCACTACACCACCGCCGCCTTCGGCCCCGACGGGGGCTGGACGGCCCTGGCGCCCCGCCTCGCGGGCCTGCGCCGCGCCGCCTCGGCCCTCATGCTCAACCGCACCATCCGCGCCGACGACGCGGTGGAATGGGGCCTGGCCACGGAGGTGGTGCCCGCCGACGCCCTGCTGGACACCGCCACGGCCACCGCCCAGCGGCTCGCGTCCTTCCCGGCGGGCACCCTGCGCGCGGCCAAGGACCTGCTCTGGGGGGACCGGGCCGCGCTCGCCGCCGCCCTGGAGGGGGAACGCAGGCACTTCCTGGACCTGGTGGCCCGGCCCGAAGCCATCGAGGGCGTCGACGCCTTCCTCCGCGATTTCCACGACTACCCGCACGACCAGGAATAG